One stretch of Musicola paradisiaca NCPPB 2511 DNA includes these proteins:
- a CDS encoding PDC sensor domain-containing protein, protein MRHSSWQSVLLEALFASLIFVGLLGFSTYMVYHKSINALEQEIKIGLLSNVRSAASTLSGDLHQRITGQTSPDDPVYQQLAAEMERMREASQDVRYIYTTVLDGDTVRFVVNPSPQNDNDGDGLPDPAPALMQVYDNAPPELVTALREHQTGVSVEPYRDQWGTFISAYAPFYDRQGRFSGILAMDLELSSFYQRLEAINRVFSKANVTIAFLGLMVGLMVCWLRRSSQQVRQQLASREQDYQSLQQATEPLQLRRVYDWPLPLLFLRGGAYPRLMEALPSDDASPGGATRDVRQASLRDWWLSQTLSLRPCAASELVVNLNDATEACFAPEHLHAFWQRSFLLWRQLARQPLTIVVGVKDEDLMHWVLDIRLTLTCEPEALSDDDRDWWNRFLRWQGEAAAEQVVIREVARGQLCLDWRVPKFEEAL, encoded by the coding sequence ATGAGGCACTCATCATGGCAATCCGTGTTGCTGGAAGCGCTGTTCGCCAGCCTGATTTTTGTCGGCCTGCTCGGTTTTTCCACGTACATGGTGTACCACAAATCGATCAATGCGCTGGAACAGGAGATAAAAATCGGGTTGCTGTCCAACGTGCGTTCGGCGGCGTCGACCCTCTCGGGCGATCTCCATCAGCGCATTACCGGGCAGACATCGCCGGATGATCCGGTCTATCAGCAACTGGCCGCGGAGATGGAACGGATGCGCGAGGCGTCTCAGGATGTTCGTTATATCTATACCACCGTGCTGGATGGCGATACGGTGCGTTTTGTGGTCAATCCCAGCCCGCAGAATGACAACGACGGCGATGGTCTGCCGGATCCTGCGCCGGCGTTGATGCAGGTGTATGACAATGCGCCGCCGGAACTGGTGACGGCGTTGCGTGAACATCAGACTGGCGTGTCGGTGGAACCGTACCGCGATCAGTGGGGGACTTTTATCAGCGCGTATGCGCCGTTTTACGATCGACAAGGGCGGTTTAGCGGCATTCTAGCGATGGATCTCGAGTTGTCGAGCTTCTATCAGCGGCTGGAGGCCATCAACCGTGTCTTCAGCAAGGCTAACGTCACCATCGCCTTTCTCGGCCTGATGGTCGGTTTGATGGTGTGTTGGCTGCGCCGCAGCAGTCAGCAGGTGAGGCAACAGCTGGCCAGCCGCGAACAGGATTATCAGTCGCTGCAACAGGCGACCGAGCCTTTGCAACTGCGACGGGTGTATGACTGGCCGCTGCCGCTGCTGTTTCTGCGCGGCGGCGCTTACCCCAGGCTGATGGAGGCGCTGCCATCGGATGACGCCTCGCCAGGCGGCGCCACGCGGGACGTGCGGCAGGCAAGCTTGCGCGACTGGTGGTTGTCACAGACATTGTCGCTGCGCCCCTGCGCGGCGTCTGAACTGGTCGTGAACCTGAATGACGCCACTGAAGCCTGTTTTGCGCCGGAACATCTGCATGCGTTCTGGCAGCGCAGTTTTTTACTGTGGCGCCAGCTGGCCCGACAGCCGCTGACGATTGTGGTTGGCGTGAAAGACGAAGACCTGATGCATTGGGTGCTGGATATCCGTCTGACGTTAACCTGCGAGCCGGAAGCCTTATCGGATGACGATCGCGACTGGTGGAATCGTTTTCTGCGTTGGCAGGGCGAGGCGGCGGCGGAGCAGGTCGTCATTCGGGAAGTGGCGCGTGGTCAACTGTGCCTTGACTGGCGGGTGCCGAAATTTGAGGAGGCGCTATGA
- a CDS encoding MFS transporter: protein MIQRFLPALLIFQTFVLQLVSGINYVTIPVLMNQQGNSNLWIGIAMACEIVGVLLFHQRLSLMISKVGLVWVTLLLVLLRAALCASMMWQQFFLGWLVAILGYGLCTGMQLILLQTWLNRLPLRRRGMVMGMFSAALSLGVALGPVLLQMLSMTLAERFWLTALLSLGELTLVWVAFVSPQSGGMAAVRFRFVHRHARAILVSALVGGVSFYGLPNFLTLYGMSDGLTEERASLLMTMFMLGSVTLGMLVSLLSDWVNRQWIVVSCIFCAVVCAVFLTLAVYSDYGVTLGLLYVWGGCMGGVYSIGLSLIGDRFHPQQQMSANMSYTMMDSLGGIVGLIGIGLMMDVMGTEGMTMVLVVVGCTFLCYLVWELTEMRTPFQ from the coding sequence ATGATACAACGTTTCCTGCCCGCGCTACTGATATTCCAGACCTTTGTACTGCAACTGGTCTCCGGCATTAATTACGTCACCATTCCCGTGCTCATGAACCAGCAAGGCAACAGTAATTTGTGGATTGGCATCGCCATGGCGTGCGAGATCGTCGGCGTTCTGCTGTTCCACCAGCGGTTGAGTCTGATGATCAGCAAAGTCGGGCTGGTGTGGGTCACGCTGCTGCTGGTGTTATTACGAGCCGCGCTGTGTGCCAGCATGATGTGGCAGCAATTTTTTCTGGGGTGGCTGGTCGCCATTCTGGGATATGGCCTGTGTACCGGGATGCAACTGATTTTGTTGCAGACCTGGCTTAACCGGTTGCCGTTGCGCCGACGAGGGATGGTGATGGGGATGTTTTCCGCCGCGCTGTCGTTGGGGGTGGCGCTGGGGCCGGTGTTGCTGCAAATGTTGTCGATGACGCTGGCGGAACGATTCTGGCTGACGGCGCTGCTGAGCCTGGGAGAGTTGACGCTGGTGTGGGTGGCGTTTGTCAGCCCGCAGTCCGGTGGGATGGCGGCGGTACGCTTTCGGTTCGTGCACCGTCACGCTCGCGCCATTTTGGTCTCTGCGCTGGTGGGCGGCGTCAGTTTTTACGGGTTGCCCAATTTCCTGACGTTATACGGGATGAGTGATGGGCTCACGGAGGAGCGCGCCTCGTTGCTGATGACCATGTTCATGTTAGGCAGCGTGACGCTCGGCATGCTGGTGAGCTTGTTGTCGGATTGGGTTAACCGACAGTGGATCGTGGTTTCCTGCATTTTCTGCGCGGTGGTGTGCGCGGTATTCCTGACGCTGGCGGTGTATTCCGACTATGGCGTTACGCTCGGGCTGCTTTACGTCTGGGGCGGCTGCATGGGCGGCGTTTACAGCATCGGGTTATCGTTGATTGGCGACAGGTTCCACCCACAGCAGCAGATGTCCGCCAATATGAGTTACACCATGATGGATTCGCTGGGCGGTATCGTCGGCTTGATCGGCATAGGGTTGATGATGGATGTCATGGGAACCGAGGGCATGACCATGGTGCTGGTGGTGGTGGGCTGTACGTTCCTGTGTTACCTGGTCTGGGAACTGACCGAGATGAGGACACCTTTTCAGTAA
- a CDS encoding glycoside hydrolase family 19 protein, whose product MALDITQEKLQQLMPNASAEDIALFQPALQQECLEAGINTSLRFAHFIAQIAHESAELRARSENLNYSAKGLRAVFGRYFTTDQMAEQYARKPEAIANVVYANRLGNGATESGDGWAFRGRGLIQLTGRDNYRTCGEAIGHKLTDDPDVIGQKPEISVAVAIWFWNRNQLNVLADQDDLNAITRRINGGLNGLEDRKAYLEKAKRLF is encoded by the coding sequence ATGGCTCTTGATATTACTCAGGAAAAACTGCAACAACTCATGCCTAACGCCAGCGCGGAGGATATTGCGTTGTTTCAGCCGGCACTGCAACAGGAGTGTCTTGAGGCGGGCATCAATACGTCGTTGCGCTTCGCGCATTTTATTGCCCAGATTGCGCATGAAAGCGCCGAATTGCGCGCCCGTTCGGAAAACCTGAATTACAGTGCCAAAGGGTTGCGGGCGGTATTCGGACGCTACTTCACCACCGATCAGATGGCGGAGCAGTATGCCCGCAAGCCGGAGGCGATCGCCAATGTTGTGTACGCTAATCGGCTGGGAAACGGCGCGACTGAATCCGGCGACGGTTGGGCGTTCCGGGGCCGCGGTCTAATCCAACTGACCGGGCGGGATAACTACCGCACATGCGGCGAGGCGATTGGCCACAAGCTGACCGACGATCCGGACGTGATCGGTCAGAAACCAGAGATTTCTGTGGCGGTAGCCATCTGGTTCTGGAACCGGAACCAACTCAATGTGTTGGCGGATCAGGATGATTTGAATGCGATTACGCGCCGTATCAACGGCGGCCTGAATGGTTTGGAGGATCGGAAAGCGTATCTGGAAAAAGCCAAACGTCTGTTTTAA
- a CDS encoding AraC family transcriptional regulator, producing the protein MPEFISLSASLRNQIQKIAALKKSIILYGEPGTELSDVAAYIFMQTQEPQAGYIEFHHATYQPAMLDDVIRKLNRQQNFTLFFQNFDEFSADQQQDIMNRLKMLRFIGRTPLHFARLIFGLRHTLAQSQQSGRLSVMLGRHLDYHQVYISPLRERPQDVVELLHIACREFRQSGSQQIHPDVLQQLQHYDWPGNAQQLRRSIARLLMLSDNREIGLNQAHGILPEIIRLPAVSASASLAVTDPVLCDTLLKCDEQALRQFHPSVSKALLFLGENFQRELTLSALAEKAHISPSHLSYLLKHSLKLSFKQILNQIRIFYACQQLKCRPLSRITNLYLDCGYGDLSHFEKMFKRYTGLTPVEFRKTLKPVIVREDT; encoded by the coding sequence TTGCCGGAATTTATTTCTTTATCCGCCTCTCTGCGTAATCAGATACAGAAGATCGCCGCATTGAAGAAAAGTATTATTCTTTATGGCGAGCCCGGCACGGAATTATCGGATGTCGCCGCCTATATTTTTATGCAGACGCAAGAACCGCAAGCCGGGTATATTGAATTTCATCATGCAACCTACCAGCCAGCCATGTTGGATGACGTTATTCGAAAATTAAATCGGCAACAAAATTTCACGCTTTTTTTCCAGAATTTCGATGAGTTCTCCGCCGATCAACAGCAGGATATTATGAACCGGCTGAAGATGCTGCGTTTTATCGGCCGCACGCCGCTGCATTTCGCCCGGTTGATTTTCGGTTTACGCCATACGCTGGCGCAGAGCCAACAAAGCGGCCGGCTGAGCGTGATGTTGGGCAGACATCTTGATTATCACCAGGTGTATATCTCGCCATTGCGCGAGCGGCCGCAGGATGTCGTCGAACTGTTGCACATCGCCTGTCGGGAATTCCGTCAGTCCGGCAGCCAGCAGATCCACCCGGACGTGTTGCAGCAGCTCCAGCATTACGACTGGCCGGGGAATGCCCAGCAACTGCGACGCAGTATCGCCCGTCTGCTGATGTTGAGCGACAATCGGGAAATCGGGCTCAATCAGGCGCACGGCATTCTGCCGGAGATTATCCGCTTGCCTGCCGTGTCCGCCTCGGCGTCTCTGGCTGTGACGGATCCGGTACTGTGCGACACGCTACTCAAGTGTGATGAGCAGGCGTTGCGGCAGTTTCATCCCTCCGTCAGCAAGGCGTTGCTGTTTCTGGGGGAAAATTTCCAGCGGGAACTGACATTGTCGGCGCTGGCGGAAAAAGCCCATATCAGCCCGTCGCATCTTTCCTATCTGTTGAAGCACAGCCTGAAGTTGTCTTTTAAACAGATCCTGAATCAGATACGTATTTTCTATGCCTGCCAGCAACTGAAATGTCGTCCGTTAAGCCGGATTACTAATCTGTATCTGGATTGCGGTTACGGCGATCTGAGCCATTTTGAAAAGATGTTTAAACGTTATACCGGCCTCACACCGGTAGAATTTAGAAAAACCCTCAAGCCGGTTATTGTAAGGGAGGATACTTAA
- a CDS encoding helix-turn-helix domain-containing protein, whose amino-acid sequence MSAMVPAATDILTPVMPLSCQDRLFQQACDYMLKHLCEKISLDNVCQAVGTNRNKLSALFRARCGYGVARWLREQRLKKAAELLYLTDMSVCLVAVELGFSDAANFCHSFKLKYGISPREYRQSCIFHANK is encoded by the coding sequence ATGTCGGCGATGGTTCCAGCAGCAACAGATATTCTTACTCCGGTAATGCCACTTTCCTGTCAGGATCGTCTTTTTCAGCAGGCGTGTGATTATATGCTTAAACATTTGTGCGAAAAAATATCGCTCGATAATGTATGTCAGGCTGTCGGTACCAATAGAAATAAACTTTCGGCGTTATTTCGTGCTCGTTGTGGTTATGGCGTGGCCCGCTGGTTACGAGAGCAACGATTAAAAAAAGCAGCGGAGTTGTTATATCTCACTGATATGTCAGTTTGTCTTGTTGCCGTTGAATTGGGGTTTTCAGATGCGGCGAATTTCTGCCATTCATTTAAATTAAAATATGGGATTTCCCCACGAGAATATAGGCAGTCATGTATTTTTCATGCGAACAAATAA
- a CDS encoding DUF2589 domain-containing protein, whose product MADSSVQDSATAQLGNIPFGTLIGGPLNAAVEAQANAAKSSVDFIRQVAIGEDGQIRSVVFKYEKEGQNATLSVPVLTIVPIPYLRIDYLDIAFKANISASTTTSDKSSSSSQLDVKANASWSGWGAKVNFSAAYSSKKDSSSARDSKYNVEYTMDINLHAVQDDMPAGMNKVLNILQECITSKPASATTTTASA is encoded by the coding sequence ATGGCTGATTCTAGTGTTCAGGACAGCGCCACTGCGCAATTGGGTAATATTCCGTTTGGTACTCTGATCGGCGGCCCGTTGAATGCAGCGGTAGAAGCACAGGCCAACGCAGCGAAAAGCAGTGTGGATTTTATCCGCCAGGTGGCGATTGGCGAGGATGGGCAGATTCGTTCCGTGGTGTTCAAGTATGAAAAAGAAGGCCAGAACGCAACACTGTCCGTCCCCGTGTTAACCATCGTGCCGATCCCGTATCTGCGCATCGATTATCTGGATATCGCCTTCAAGGCCAACATCTCCGCCTCCACCACCACCAGCGACAAGAGCTCTTCCAGCTCGCAGTTGGATGTGAAGGCGAATGCTTCCTGGTCTGGCTGGGGGGCGAAAGTCAATTTTTCTGCCGCCTATTCCAGCAAGAAGGACTCCAGCAGCGCGCGTGATTCCAAATACAACGTGGAATACACCATGGATATCAACCTGCATGCGGTTCAGGACGACATGCCGGCAGGGATGAACAAGGTGCTGAATATTCTGCAGGAGTGCATTACCAGCAAACCCGCCAGCGCCACCACGACAACGGCCAGCGCGTAA
- a CDS encoding DUF2589 domain-containing protein: protein MSKQDSIEFYELIGAPLLGFVQAEHQAAQATLEMVEQLGFEHTSEGKRLRTTAFFTEKCGADGRIERTEHQIPILSLMPIPMMQTKHADLEFGIKINDFELSATSPGLASTEEENGFMAPRRLQMKASLGRMDAGDGGQHRGAQMDMRIKLTIQPGDFPNGISRLLRLMDEAGYSRPLPEGENKA from the coding sequence ATGTCAAAACAAGACTCCATCGAGTTCTACGAACTGATTGGCGCCCCGCTGCTTGGGTTTGTTCAGGCAGAACATCAGGCGGCGCAAGCGACGCTGGAAATGGTGGAACAGCTCGGTTTCGAGCACACCAGCGAGGGAAAACGGCTGCGAACCACCGCCTTTTTTACGGAGAAGTGTGGTGCGGACGGCAGGATTGAACGCACGGAGCACCAGATTCCCATTCTGTCGCTGATGCCGATCCCGATGATGCAGACCAAGCATGCCGATCTTGAGTTCGGTATAAAAATCAATGATTTTGAGTTGTCTGCCACCTCTCCCGGCCTGGCCTCGACCGAGGAAGAAAACGGCTTTATGGCGCCCCGGCGTTTGCAGATGAAAGCCTCGCTGGGGCGTATGGACGCGGGAGACGGCGGACAGCACCGCGGCGCCCAGATGGATATGCGCATCAAGCTGACAATCCAGCCGGGGGATTTTCCTAACGGTATCAGCCGGTTGTTACGGCTGATGGATGAGGCGGGCTATAGCCGCCCGTTGCCGGAAGGGGAGAATAAAGCATGA
- a CDS encoding aminodeoxychorismate synthase component II codes for MSLLIIDNYDSFTYNLYQYFCELGAQVTVMRNDELTLADIERLAPQRLVISPGPCTPDDAGISLAAIRHFAGKLPILGVCLGHQALGQAFGAQVIRARQVMHGKTSAIRHSGQGVFLGLENPLTVTRYHSLILASETLPACFDVTAWTERDGRPDEIMGIRHRALPLEGVQFHPESILSRQGHQLLKNFMNL; via the coding sequence ATGAGCCTTTTGATTATCGATAACTACGACTCCTTTACCTATAACCTCTACCAATATTTTTGCGAGCTGGGCGCGCAGGTAACGGTTATGCGTAATGACGAATTGACGCTGGCGGATATTGAGCGTTTGGCGCCGCAGCGGCTGGTGATCTCGCCCGGCCCTTGTACGCCGGACGACGCCGGGATTTCGCTGGCTGCCATCCGTCACTTTGCCGGCAAACTGCCGATTCTGGGGGTATGCCTTGGTCATCAGGCGTTAGGGCAAGCGTTTGGCGCTCAGGTGATCCGGGCCCGGCAGGTAATGCACGGCAAAACATCGGCGATTCGTCATTCCGGACAAGGGGTGTTTCTCGGGCTGGAAAATCCGTTGACGGTGACTCGCTATCACTCGCTGATTCTGGCATCTGAAACGTTGCCGGCCTGTTTTGACGTGACCGCCTGGACGGAACGGGATGGGCGACCGGATGAAATCATGGGTATTCGCCACCGAGCGTTGCCGTTGGAAGGTGTACAGTTTCATCCGGAGAGTATTCTTAGCCGACAGGGGCATCAGTTGTTGAAAAATTTCATGAATTTATAA
- the argD gene encoding bifunctional acetylornithine/succinyldiaminopimelate transaminase yields the protein MATEKSAVTRETYDKVILPIYAPAQFVPVKGKGSRVWDQQGKEYIDFSGGIAVTALGHCHPALVEALKTQGETLWHTSNVFTNEPALRLASKLIAATFADRVFFANSGAEANEAAFKLARHYAIERHSPYKTKIIAFYQAFHGRTLFTVSVGGQAKYADGFGPKPADIIHVPFNDLAAVKAVMDDHTCAVVLEPIQGEGGITPATPEFLTGVRELCDQYNALLVFDEVQCGMGRSGKLFSYMHYGVRPDILTTAKALGGGFPISACLTTEEVASVMSVGLHGTTYGGNPLACAVAEAALDVINTPEVLSGVEARHERFAAALHRINERFGIFDEVRGMGLLIGAQLKKAWHGRARDFLSASAELGLMILVAGPDVIRFVPSLVIELDDIDQGMALFEQAVAKVVEQ from the coding sequence ATGGCGACAGAAAAATCAGCAGTAACGCGGGAAACATACGACAAGGTCATTCTTCCGATTTATGCGCCCGCGCAGTTCGTGCCGGTGAAGGGTAAAGGGAGCCGTGTCTGGGATCAGCAGGGCAAAGAATACATCGATTTTTCCGGCGGTATTGCCGTTACCGCGCTGGGACATTGTCATCCGGCGCTGGTTGAGGCGTTGAAAACGCAGGGCGAAACCCTGTGGCACACCAGCAACGTGTTTACCAACGAGCCGGCTTTGCGTCTGGCTTCCAAGCTGATTGCCGCCACGTTCGCCGACCGGGTGTTTTTTGCCAACTCGGGGGCGGAAGCCAATGAAGCGGCGTTCAAACTGGCTCGTCATTACGCCATCGAGCGCCATAGTCCGTATAAAACCAAGATCATCGCTTTCTATCAGGCGTTTCATGGCCGGACGCTGTTCACGGTTTCAGTAGGCGGGCAGGCCAAGTACGCCGACGGCTTCGGGCCGAAACCGGCGGATATCATCCATGTGCCTTTCAATGATCTGGCGGCGGTGAAGGCGGTGATGGACGATCATACCTGTGCCGTGGTGTTGGAACCGATCCAGGGCGAGGGCGGTATTACGCCGGCGACGCCGGAATTCCTCACCGGTGTGCGTGAATTGTGCGACCAGTACAACGCGCTGCTGGTGTTCGACGAAGTGCAGTGCGGCATGGGCCGCAGCGGCAAGCTGTTCTCCTACATGCATTACGGCGTGAGGCCGGATATCCTGACCACCGCCAAGGCGTTGGGCGGCGGTTTCCCCATCAGCGCTTGCCTGACCACCGAGGAAGTGGCGTCCGTCATGAGCGTCGGTTTGCACGGCACCACCTACGGCGGCAACCCGCTGGCCTGCGCGGTGGCGGAAGCGGCGCTGGATGTGATCAATACGCCGGAAGTGCTGTCTGGGGTGGAAGCTCGTCATGAACGTTTTGCGGCGGCGTTGCACCGTATCAATGAGCGGTTTGGCATTTTTGATGAAGTCCGCGGTATGGGGCTGTTGATTGGCGCACAACTCAAGAAAGCGTGGCATGGTCGTGCGCGCGATTTCCTGTCGGCGTCGGCCGAACTGGGGTTAATGATTCTGGTCGCCGGGCCGGATGTGATTCGCTTTGTGCCGTCGCTGGTGATTGAACTGGACGATATCGATCAAGGCATGGCGCTGTTCGAACAGGCGGTCGCGAAGGTTGTGGAGCAATAA
- the crp gene encoding cAMP-activated global transcriptional regulator CRP, translating to MVLGKPQTDPTLEWFLSHCHIHKYPSKSTLIHQGEKAETLYYIVKGSVAVLIKDEEGKEMILSYLNQGDFIGELGLFEEGQERSAWVRAKTACEVAEISYKKFRQLIQVNPDILMRLSSQMARRLQVTSQKVGNLAFLDVTGRIAQTLLNLAKQPDAMTHPDGMQIKITRQEIGQIVGCSRETVGRILKMLEDQNLISAHGKTIVVYGTR from the coding sequence ATGGTTCTCGGCAAACCGCAAACAGACCCGACTCTCGAATGGTTCCTTTCTCATTGCCATATTCACAAATACCCATCGAAGAGCACGCTTATTCACCAGGGTGAAAAAGCAGAGACGCTTTACTACATCGTGAAAGGCTCGGTCGCCGTGCTGATCAAGGATGAAGAAGGTAAGGAAATGATCCTGTCCTATCTCAACCAGGGAGATTTCATTGGTGAACTCGGCCTGTTTGAAGAAGGTCAGGAACGTAGCGCCTGGGTTCGGGCCAAAACCGCCTGTGAAGTCGCCGAAATTTCCTACAAGAAATTCCGCCAGCTGATTCAGGTCAACCCCGATATTCTTATGCGTCTGTCTTCACAGATGGCGCGCCGTCTACAAGTCACGTCCCAGAAAGTGGGAAATCTGGCGTTTCTTGATGTAACGGGCCGCATCGCCCAAACACTGTTAAACCTGGCCAAGCAACCCGATGCCATGACGCATCCTGACGGCATGCAGATCAAGATTACCCGTCAGGAAATCGGTCAGATCGTCGGATGTTCTCGTGAAACCGTCGGCCGTATTCTGAAGATGCTGGAAGACCAGAATCTGATTTCCGCGCACGGCAAAACCATTGTGGTGTACGGTACACGCTGA
- a CDS encoding OsmC family protein gives MQARVKWVEGLTFLGESASGHQVLMDGNAGDKAPSPMEMVLMAAGGCSAVDVVSILQKGRQDVADCEVRLTSERREEAPRMFTTINLHFIVKGRGLTDKAVERAVALSAEKYCSVALMLGKTVHITHSHEVVELE, from the coding sequence ATGCAGGCGCGGGTGAAGTGGGTTGAAGGGTTAACGTTTCTTGGCGAGTCCGCCTCCGGGCATCAGGTGTTGATGGATGGAAACGCCGGAGACAAAGCGCCGAGTCCGATGGAAATGGTGCTGATGGCGGCGGGTGGATGCAGCGCCGTCGACGTGGTATCCATCTTGCAGAAAGGGCGTCAGGATGTCGCGGATTGCGAAGTACGATTAACGTCGGAGCGCCGCGAAGAAGCGCCGCGTATGTTCACCACGATTAATTTGCATTTCATTGTGAAAGGGCGCGGCTTGACCGACAAAGCAGTTGAGCGCGCCGTCGCGCTGTCGGCGGAAAAATATTGTTCCGTCGCGCTGATGTTGGGAAAAACGGTACATATCACTCACAGCCATGAAGTCGTCGAACTGGAATGA
- a CDS encoding phosphoribulokinase, giving the protein MSHQHPIIAVTGSSGAGTTTTSLAFHKIFQQLNIRAAQVDGDSYHRYTRPEMDMAIRKARDLGRHISYFGPEANDFSLLEQAFIDYGRSGSGKTRKYLHTYDEAIPYKQVPGTFTPWEPMPEPTDILFYEGLHGGVVTESHNVAQHVDLLVGVVPIVNLEWMQKLVRDINDRGHSREAVMDSVVRSMEDYITYITPQFSRTHINFQRVPTVDTSNPFAAKSVPSMDESFVVIHFQGMSNIDYPYLLAMLQGSFISHINTLVVPGGKMGLAMELIMTPLVQRLLAGDNIG; this is encoded by the coding sequence ATGTCGCATCAACACCCGATTATTGCAGTAACCGGCTCCAGCGGCGCCGGCACTACCACCACCAGCCTGGCGTTTCATAAAATTTTCCAGCAGCTCAATATCCGCGCCGCGCAGGTCGACGGTGACAGCTATCACCGTTATACCCGTCCGGAAATGGACATGGCGATCCGTAAAGCGCGGGATCTGGGCAGGCACATCAGCTACTTCGGCCCGGAAGCCAATGATTTCAGTTTGCTGGAACAGGCGTTTATCGACTATGGTCGCAGCGGCAGCGGTAAAACCCGCAAATATCTCCACACCTACGACGAAGCCATTCCCTACAAGCAGGTACCGGGAACATTCACCCCCTGGGAACCGATGCCGGAACCCACGGATATTCTGTTTTACGAGGGGCTGCACGGCGGCGTCGTGACGGAATCCCATAACGTCGCCCAGCATGTGGACTTACTGGTCGGCGTGGTGCCGATCGTCAACCTGGAGTGGATGCAGAAACTGGTACGGGATATCAACGACCGCGGCCACTCACGCGAAGCGGTGATGGATTCGGTGGTTCGCTCGATGGAGGACTACATCACCTATATCACCCCGCAGTTTTCACGCACGCACATCAACTTCCAGCGCGTCCCGACAGTCGATACCTCCAATCCGTTTGCCGCCAAATCCGTTCCATCCATGGATGAAAGTTTTGTCGTGATCCACTTTCAGGGGATGAGCAACATCGACTACCCCTACTTGCTGGCCATGCTGCAAGGTTCGTTTATTTCGCACATCAATACGCTCGTGGTGCCGGGAGGGAAAATGGGGCTGGCGATGGAGCTGATTATGACGCCGCTGGTACAGCGGCTACTGGCGGGCGATAACATCGGTTAA
- a CDS encoding YheU family protein, with protein MIIPWQALAPDTLENLIESFVLREGTDYGEHERSLAEKVEDVHLQLQRGEVVLVWSELHETVNIMPRNALRSGVIHDG; from the coding sequence ATGATCATTCCCTGGCAGGCGCTGGCGCCCGACACGCTGGAAAATTTGATTGAATCATTCGTACTGCGGGAAGGCACCGACTACGGCGAACATGAACGCTCGCTGGCGGAAAAGGTGGAAGACGTACACCTGCAACTGCAACGCGGCGAGGTGGTGCTGGTCTGGTCCGAACTGCATGAAACCGTCAACATCATGCCGCGTAACGCCTTGCGCAGCGGCGTGATTCACGACGGCTGA